One stretch of Lytechinus variegatus isolate NC3 chromosome 17, Lvar_3.0, whole genome shotgun sequence DNA includes these proteins:
- the LOC121430591 gene encoding uncharacterized protein LOC121430591, which yields MDPEKYLRVGQALGFSGKELQDYVEKEQKDAQREARGERAELLELKRQEKEILELQLELAKAKQDGTSDPGGQSSSNRSSARTPKLPAFNDGKDDIDAYLHRFERYAIGQGWKKEDWAMNLSALLSGKALDVYSRLPDRDASDFDELKAALLQRYDYTAEGFRNKLFTSKPEAGETGHQYAARIGKYFDRWIKLAGIKENFVELRDLIIKGQFVDGCSKELSLFLRERQPSDLETTAELTEQYLTARGGMFTQSGSRQIRNQDRFVKKPEGKIYNSEPKGAFANQPIECYNCHRNGHLARNCTVKPMTNTQTSPNMPKTCYLCHKPGHFARNCNYNRPRLGAAFSNMNQTIDSNASPHMQQFRTYPEQSRSLSAEAPPFRTDQGHAMSYHVPNELRTYNHEYLPGQPSLNDQSSHTDVRFDPVASCMEINDSPQSLHSCCLPDNQDHITLQCGHSLPIVSAACNSKVNIDKRMPVTKGIVGNKQVSVLRDSGCSSAVIRQSLVLPEQMTGKETTCILIDGTVRKVPVARIHVDTPYLVKTIDVLCMKNPLYDLF from the coding sequence ATGGATCCAGAAAAATATTTGAGGGTTGGTCAAGCTCTTGGGTTTAGTGGAAAAGAACTCCAAGATTATGTAGAAAAAGAACAGAAAGATGCTCAGAGAGAAGCGAGAGGTGAGAGAGCTGAATTGTTAGAATTGAAGAGACAGGAGAAAGAGATATTAGAACTACAATTGGAATTAGCAAAGGCTAAGCAGGATGGTACTTCAGACCCAGGAGGTCAGTCTAGTAGTAATCGAAGTTCGGCTAGGACCCCTAAACTCCCAGCATTTAATGATGGAAAAGATGATATTGATGCGTATTTGCATCGTTTTGAGAGATATGCGATAGGGCAAGGTTGGAAGAAAGAAGATTGGGCAATGAATTTAAGCGCCCTTTTGAGTGGGAAGGCTCTAGATGTTTATTCTCGTTTACCAGATAGGGATGCTAGTGACTTTGATGAACTTAAGGCAGCCTTACTGCAGAGATATGATTATACAGCAGAGGGATTTCGGAATAAGTTATTCACTAGTAAACCAGAAGCGGGTGAGACTGGTCACCAATATGCAGCCAGAATTGGGAAGTATTTTGATAGGTGGATAAAGTTAGCTGGAATAAAGGAGAATTTCGTAGAGTTGAGAGATCTCATAATAAAGGGACAATTTGTAGATGGTTGTAGTAAAGAACTGTCACTCTTCCTTAGGGAAAGACAACCTTCTGATTTAGAGACTACCGCTGAACTAACAGAACAATACTTAACAGCCCGTGGGGGTATGTTCACTCAGTCAGGTTCTAGACAAATCAGAAACCAGGATAGATTTGTAAAGAAACCCGAAGGTAAGATTTATAACTCAGAACCCAAAGGTGCTTTCGCAAATCAACCAATTGAATGTTACAATTGCCACAGAAATGGACACTTAGCCAGAAATTGTACAGTAAAACCTATGACTAACACTCAAACCAGTCCTAACATGCCAAAGACATGTTATTTGTGTCACAAACCGGGACACTTCGCAAGGAATTGTAATTACAATCGACCTAGACTAGGTGCTGCTTTTTCTAATATGAACCAAACTATTGATAGCAATGCAAGTCCACATATGCAGCAGTTTAGGACATACCCAGAGCAATCTAGGTCACTGTCTGCAGAAGCCCCACCATTTAGGACAGATCAAGGTCATGCTATGTCTTATCATGTGCCCAACGAGCTTAGGACATATAATCATGAATACTTACCAGGCCAACCAAGTTTGAATGACCAATCATCCCACACAGATGTTAGATTCGACCCAGTAGCATCATGTATGGAGATAAATGATTCACCGCAATCACTCCATTCTTGTTGTTTGCCAGATAACCAAGATCACATCACCCTTCAATGTGGTCATTCACTTCCAATTGTAAGTGCCGCATGTAATAGCAAAGTAAATATAGATAAACGAATGCCAGTAACAAAAGGTATTGTTGGAAATAAACAGGTCTCAGTACTTCGGGACAGCGGCTGCAGCAGTGCTGTGATCCGTCAAAGTTTGGTACTTCCAGAACAAATGACAGGTAAGGAAACCACATGTATTTTAATAGATGGGACTGTAAGGAAAGTTCCAGTTGCAAGAATCCATGTTGATACACCCTACTTAGTCAAAACAATTGATGTACTTTGCATGAAGAACCCCTTGTACGATCTATTCTAG